One genomic segment of Arachis duranensis cultivar V14167 chromosome 4, aradu.V14167.gnm2.J7QH, whole genome shotgun sequence includes these proteins:
- the LOC107483377 gene encoding uncharacterized protein LOC107483377 encodes MAEAVRETATATTRAIDRLGERNGDRNGGRNGERGGDGNDNEGNGNHDNPMTLATFLKVNSPKFKGTLVATEADNWFRGIEKSLRAQHVPERQYVKFATYMLEGEAEHWWHGVQRLLRQVVEEIDWDTFKEEFYKKYFPRIVRDAKEMELMQLTQGNMSVAEYTRKFEDLCRFSKICQGNPDDFEEWKCLKYKGGLCEELMHSLVALQIQNFAELVNRSQLVEDCTKKVAAAKMSRQELPPKNFNRYIAPQGRDFKMNRTLSYGNQQVSNLSARDNIDRQGRDTGK; translated from the coding sequence ATGGCTGAGGCTGTGCGTGAAACGGCAACTGCTACTACACGAGCAATTGACCGTTTAGGGGAGAGGAACGGAGATCGTAACGGAGGACGCAATGGTGAACGTGGTGGAGATGGTAATGATAATGAAGGCAATGGAAATCACGATAACCCTATGACACTGGCAACCTTTCTGAAGGTGAATTCGCCCAAGTTTAAGGGGACGCTTGTTGCAACTGAAGCTGACAATTGGTTTCGTGGTATTGAGAAGTCATTGCGAGCACAACATGTACCAGAAAGACAGTACGTGAAATTTGCAACCTATATGCTGGAGGGAGAAGCTGAACACTGGTGGCATGGAGTGCAGCGCTTGTTAAGGCAGGTGGTGGAAGAGATTGACTGGGATACTTTTAAGGAGGAATTTTACAAAAAGTATTTCCCTAGAATTGTTCGTGATGCTAAAGAAATGGAATTGATGCAGTTGACGCAGGGGAATATGTCAGTGGCAGAATATACTCGAAAATTTGAGGATTTGTGCCGATTCTCTAAGATCTGTCAGGGAAACCCAGATGAttttgaggaatggaagtgtttgAAGTACAAAGGAGGACTCTGCGAAGAACTAATGCACTCGTTGGTAGCACTGCAAATACAAAATTTTGCAGAGCTTGTCAATAGGAGTCAGTTGGTGGAAGATTGTACCAAGAAGGTGGCGGCAGCAAAGATGAGTCGTCAAGAATTACCTCCGAAAAATTTTAATCGGTATATAGCCCCTCAGGGAAGGGACTTTAAAATGAATAGGACACTTTCTTATGGGAATCAGCAAGTTAGTAATCTTTCTGCTCGTGACAATATCGATAGGCAAGGACGAGATACTGGAAAGTGA